Proteins encoded within one genomic window of Pseudalkalibacillus sp. SCS-8:
- a CDS encoding DJ-1/PfpI family protein, producing MNQIHVGILLFDDVDALDFAGPYEVFNLSTHCLEDVQKLFTNRLEEKDKPFRVNTVSEKGSMITVHNGLKVQPDYSFENAPEFDLIVVPGGPASAITSVMSNRSIIEWIASYGAKDKHVISVCTGALFLAEAGLLNGQRATTNRAAITMMQATYPSVTVVEDVKFVDEGRVVTAAGVSAGINMALHVVGKMFDEGMAKRTAETIEFSTETTSAHNASLK from the coding sequence ATGAATCAAATCCATGTAGGCATTTTACTATTTGATGATGTGGACGCATTGGACTTTGCGGGCCCATATGAGGTGTTCAATTTATCGACGCATTGCCTTGAAGATGTTCAAAAGCTATTTACGAATCGATTGGAAGAAAAGGACAAGCCGTTCCGGGTCAATACGGTTTCGGAGAAGGGGAGCATGATAACCGTACACAATGGCCTTAAAGTCCAACCGGATTACAGCTTCGAAAACGCACCGGAATTCGATCTGATCGTAGTGCCAGGAGGGCCAGCAAGTGCGATAACGAGCGTCATGTCGAACCGATCAATTATTGAATGGATTGCGAGTTACGGGGCAAAGGATAAACATGTCATTTCCGTCTGTACCGGAGCACTTTTTCTTGCTGAAGCAGGTCTATTGAATGGGCAGAGAGCGACGACAAACAGAGCGGCAATAACAATGATGCAAGCAACATATCCATCAGTAACCGTGGTCGAAGACGTGAAATTCGTTGATGAAGGAAGAGTCGTCACAGCTGCAGGAGTCTCCGCCGGTATAAACATGGCTCTACATGTTGTAGGAAAGATGTTCGACGAAGGGATGGCAAAGCGTACGGCAGAAACGATTGAGTTTTCAACAGAAACGACCAGCGCCCATAATGCTTCGTTGAAATAA
- a CDS encoding HD domain-containing protein produces the protein MEEQISKIMKVIGLAERLKYEMRHSWLSNGRQESVAEHTWRMSLMAILVHPYLDAKVDLEKLLKMIVIHDLIEAEAGDVPAFEAMNDPDVKKLKEEKEYAAIVNLKKNLPEELGKDIFDLWMEFEEKATYVAKVANALDKLEVQIQHNEADLSTWLDVEKEMTFKMGKHVEFDSFLTKLKDRIEQVGEEKMVAAGVAFEKECTK, from the coding sequence ATGGAAGAACAAATATCGAAAATCATGAAAGTAATCGGATTAGCTGAAAGATTGAAATATGAAATGCGCCACAGCTGGCTTTCTAATGGAAGACAAGAAAGTGTAGCGGAACATACTTGGAGGATGTCCTTAATGGCCATTCTCGTTCACCCCTATCTCGATGCCAAGGTAGATTTGGAGAAGTTGTTAAAAATGATCGTGATCCATGATTTAATTGAAGCAGAAGCAGGGGATGTTCCTGCTTTTGAAGCGATGAATGATCCGGATGTCAAAAAGCTCAAAGAGGAAAAAGAGTATGCAGCCATTGTAAACTTGAAAAAGAACCTCCCTGAAGAATTGGGAAAAGATATCTTTGATCTTTGGATGGAATTTGAAGAAAAAGCTACATATGTAGCGAAAGTGGCGAATGCTCTAGATAAGCTCGAAGTCCAAATCCAGCACAATGAAGCTGATCTTTCAACGTGGTTAGATGTTGAAAAAGAGATGACTTTCAAAATGGGGAAACATGTTGAATTCGATTCGTTTTTGACAAAACTAAAGGATCGGATTGAACAAGTAGGAGAAGAGAAAATGGTTGCTGCAGGGGTGGCGTTCGAAAAGGAGTGTACGAAATGA
- a CDS encoding SMI1/KNR4 family protein: protein MSKFEELTTKWENLIDELEEAELEVEVIESEGPASPEEILEAEKKLNMKLPPSYKDFILNVSKRLHFAWYLPEEDMELVPEELGEIYQGEIHIDFDVLEDLTHFADDWYEDGVDHGVHWRNKIAFAHASNGDLYTFDGSNEREEKPVYYLEHEGEDAQFLAESFIDYLERITELFVVGTELWHFEAFLDETGINTKSANAEKWKKWFTTYIEENS from the coding sequence ATGAGCAAATTTGAAGAGCTGACAACTAAATGGGAGAATCTAATAGATGAATTGGAGGAGGCGGAACTAGAGGTCGAGGTGATTGAGTCTGAGGGGCCTGCTAGTCCAGAAGAAATTCTTGAAGCAGAAAAGAAGCTGAATATGAAACTTCCTCCTTCTTATAAAGACTTCATTCTGAATGTATCCAAGCGGCTCCATTTTGCCTGGTATTTACCAGAGGAAGACATGGAATTGGTCCCGGAAGAACTTGGCGAAATCTATCAGGGGGAAATACATATCGATTTTGATGTGCTGGAAGATCTGACTCATTTTGCCGACGATTGGTATGAGGATGGCGTAGATCACGGTGTTCATTGGAGAAACAAGATTGCATTCGCCCATGCTTCGAACGGAGATCTCTATACATTTGATGGATCCAATGAAAGAGAAGAGAAACCTGTTTATTATTTGGAGCATGAAGGGGAAGATGCACAATTCCTGGCTGAATCGTTTATTGACTACCTTGAGAGAATCACTGAGTTATTCGTTGTAGGGACTGAGCTCTGGCATTTTGAAGCATTCCTTGACGAAACAGGGATCAACACAAAATCCGCCAATGCGGAAAAGTGGAAAAAATGGTTCACGACCTATATCGAAGAGAATTCATAA
- a CDS encoding GNAT family N-acetyltransferase: protein MNTTNQSELQHVQLFESDIPGLIALSESVGWDYAEEEIRTVLYSGQIFGHKNEEGAIVSSAAILPYEGQLASIGMVIVHESYRGLGLGRKATEACMQSLPEGTTSMLIATHEGIPLYRKMGFKEVDHVHKFICNRFVSKPLDLEGFQIRAFRDEDINQIILLDVHAFGHSRETFLKRRIQQSKDCLVVIDREESVIGFGLSIPGPVNLILGPIVAPDSHLAACLIHQLAANHDGKLRIDVPSGQEPFMNTIWKWGFEEVKQPPVMIHNGDLMPPRNGTLFGIAAQIFG, encoded by the coding sequence ATGAATACCACCAATCAATCAGAACTACAGCACGTACAACTCTTTGAAAGTGATATCCCGGGCTTGATAGCTTTATCTGAATCTGTCGGATGGGATTATGCAGAAGAGGAAATCAGGACTGTTTTATATTCGGGACAAATTTTCGGACACAAAAATGAAGAGGGTGCTATCGTTTCAAGTGCTGCTATTCTTCCATATGAAGGACAGCTTGCTTCTATTGGCATGGTGATCGTCCATGAATCCTATCGAGGGTTAGGGCTTGGTAGAAAAGCGACCGAGGCATGCATGCAATCTCTACCTGAAGGAACAACCTCCATGCTGATTGCGACACATGAAGGCATTCCATTATATCGTAAGATGGGCTTTAAAGAAGTAGACCATGTTCATAAGTTCATCTGTAACCGGTTCGTGTCCAAACCCTTGGATTTAGAGGGTTTCCAAATAAGAGCATTCAGAGATGAGGACATTAATCAAATTATCCTCTTGGACGTGCATGCATTTGGTCACTCAAGAGAAACGTTCCTGAAAAGACGAATTCAACAATCAAAAGACTGCCTGGTTGTCATCGATCGAGAAGAGAGCGTTATAGGATTCGGTCTCTCGATACCCGGTCCAGTCAATCTCATTCTCGGTCCGATTGTTGCCCCAGATTCTCATCTAGCGGCTTGTCTCATCCACCAGTTAGCTGCGAATCACGATGGAAAACTAAGAATTGATGTCCCTTCTGGGCAGGAGCCATTCATGAACACAATCTGGAAATGGGGCTTTGAAGAAGTGAAGCAGCCCCCTGTCATGATTCATAATGGAGACCTAATGCCTCCTAGAAATGGAACATTATTCGGAATCGCTGCCCAAATTTTCGGGTGA
- a CDS encoding class I SAM-dependent methyltransferase, with amino-acid sequence MKEYTVITNLETYDDPVLYDKENDGYEEDITFLAKRAARAKGPIVDLACGTGRVTIPLAKHGHRLIGVDLHNGMLAEAERKSSASKLDIEWLEQDCCELDLNIKSPLIYMVGNSFQHFLTNEAQDAFLQSVQKHLTAEGIFIFGTRYPSEEELSDTSEEFWRSYEDPEDGLRVDMFNTCTYHPLEQIQYNTTIRRKKDDAGTIIDERRADIQLRFVYPKEMERLLHYNGYEIVNSYGDWQENPLTNRSSQMIYVCRKTK; translated from the coding sequence ATGAAAGAATACACCGTAATAACCAATCTAGAAACCTATGATGACCCAGTATTATATGACAAAGAAAATGACGGCTACGAAGAAGACATAACGTTCCTAGCCAAACGGGCTGCCAGAGCGAAAGGACCGATTGTTGACTTAGCATGCGGGACAGGCAGAGTGACGATTCCTTTAGCGAAGCATGGACATCGATTAATTGGAGTCGATCTACATAATGGCATGCTAGCTGAAGCAGAGAGAAAATCCTCCGCATCAAAGCTGGACATTGAATGGCTTGAACAGGATTGTTGTGAGCTTGACTTGAACATCAAAAGTCCACTTATCTACATGGTGGGGAATTCGTTTCAACATTTTCTGACGAATGAAGCGCAGGATGCGTTTTTGCAGTCCGTTCAAAAACACCTGACAGCAGAAGGGATCTTCATTTTCGGTACACGTTATCCGAGCGAAGAAGAATTATCGGATACAAGTGAAGAATTTTGGCGCAGCTACGAGGACCCTGAAGATGGACTGCGGGTGGACATGTTTAACACGTGTACATATCATCCATTGGAACAAATCCAATACAACACGACCATTCGTAGAAAAAAAGACGATGCCGGTACGATCATTGATGAACGTCGTGCTGATATCCAGCTTAGATTTGTATACCCGAAAGAAATGGAACGTCTTCTTCATTACAATGGTTACGAAATCGTGAATTCTTATGGGGACTGGCAGGAAAATCCACTTACCAATCGAAGCAGTCAAATGATCTATGTGTGCAGGAAGACGAAATAA
- a CDS encoding aminoglycoside phosphotransferase family protein — MTTKILFSTNKLGAISNEQLQWMLDRFNLGKLISSAKTREGVMSQTMFVTSTEGQFVLKGNPLYPGQLQEEKYFVDNLNQNPSIHVPHPYQIDEQEDIFGWSYALMPCLSGEHLQPDWPKQDKLMVAEALAETLKEMHSWKVEQFGELEPSDFQIKSFEGSYKKWLYDRIRYWLNDAKKYSVITREDFDWVEQVLRSAEESFQELSTPAFVMGDFKPANVLLQKGSKGWTVSGVFDFTNAYFGDPVADLVKMLTIYIDQNQLEIAERFLSVYLETPEDKEAYVNRICVHMLQQRILDWGCFKAIGQVTWDDDLPFSKWAAPYIQAATELTK, encoded by the coding sequence ATGACGACGAAAATCCTGTTTTCAACGAATAAGCTTGGTGCCATTTCGAATGAACAGTTGCAATGGATGCTCGATCGCTTCAACCTGGGTAAGTTGATTTCCTCTGCCAAAACGAGGGAAGGGGTGATGAGTCAGACGATGTTCGTCACCTCTACAGAAGGACAGTTTGTATTAAAAGGAAACCCGCTCTATCCGGGGCAGCTGCAAGAGGAGAAATATTTCGTCGACAATCTCAATCAAAACCCTTCCATACATGTGCCCCATCCTTATCAGATTGATGAACAAGAGGACATTTTCGGATGGAGCTATGCGTTAATGCCATGTTTGAGTGGCGAGCATTTGCAACCAGATTGGCCGAAGCAGGACAAGTTGATGGTTGCCGAAGCTCTTGCAGAGACGTTAAAGGAAATGCACAGCTGGAAGGTCGAGCAATTTGGTGAGCTTGAACCTTCTGATTTTCAAATAAAATCATTTGAAGGGTCCTACAAGAAGTGGCTTTATGATCGTATCCGTTACTGGTTGAACGATGCGAAGAAATATTCCGTCATCACCCGAGAGGATTTCGACTGGGTTGAGCAAGTGCTTAGAAGTGCAGAAGAATCCTTCCAAGAACTATCGACACCAGCATTTGTGATGGGCGATTTCAAACCAGCGAATGTCCTCCTCCAAAAAGGAAGTAAGGGCTGGACTGTTAGTGGTGTATTCGACTTTACAAATGCGTACTTCGGAGATCCAGTGGCAGATTTGGTGAAGATGTTGACGATTTATATTGATCAGAACCAACTTGAAATCGCAGAACGTTTTCTCTCCGTCTATCTAGAAACACCAGAGGACAAGGAAGCATACGTCAACCGGATCTGCGTCCATATGCTTCAACAACGAATCCTCGATTGGGGATGCTTCAAAGCGATCGGTCAAGTAACGTGGGACGATGACCTGCCGTTTTCAAAGTGGGCAGCTCCATATATCCAAGCGGCAACCGAGCTGACAAAGTAA
- a CDS encoding DUF1284 domain-containing protein has protein sequence MYRLRGHHIFCLLGYRGMGYSKEYIENMTRLHQDLKNNPKTFIHLVKGPDQLCEKYPNSGDYHCKDQHIYERDAVMLEKLGLKVGQILYWEDIESRIRKSVVPSDIQVMCKDCSWRLYGVCEEGVQEILDGQGLRELK, from the coding sequence ATGTATAGACTACGGGGTCATCATATTTTTTGCCTATTGGGTTATCGCGGAATGGGCTATTCAAAGGAATATATTGAAAATATGACACGATTGCATCAGGATTTGAAAAACAACCCAAAGACTTTCATTCATCTTGTCAAAGGGCCTGACCAGCTGTGCGAAAAGTATCCAAACTCAGGTGATTACCACTGCAAGGACCAACATATTTATGAGAGAGATGCTGTTATGTTAGAAAAATTGGGGCTTAAGGTCGGACAAATTCTGTATTGGGAGGACATCGAGTCTCGTATCCGAAAATCTGTCGTGCCCTCCGATATTCAAGTAATGTGTAAAGATTGTTCCTGGCGCCTATATGGCGTTTGTGAAGAAGGCGTTCAAGAGATTCTGGACGGACAGGGCTTGAGAGAACTTAAATGA